Proteins from a single region of Candidatus Rubrimentiphilum sp.:
- a CDS encoding uracil-DNA glycosylase → MSLEDRARRERALEKFAAVAAACRKCQIGYERRNNVYGEGDPCARLMLIGEGPGETEDLLGRPFVGRAGELLDKMLAAIDLPREDVYICNTVKCRPTVEEGGKLRNRAPMPIEMTNCRPYLDEQIEIIAPQVILALGAPAAKSFLGATFSITRSRGLWFEGPNGIPLMATFHPAYVLRQGGMALTETKRQVWSDLKQVRAKLDELQAQAAKPSVPEQVDLFGPRPVL, encoded by the coding sequence ATGAGTTTGGAAGACCGCGCGCGGCGCGAACGCGCGCTCGAAAAATTCGCAGCCGTCGCGGCCGCATGCCGGAAATGCCAGATCGGCTACGAGCGGCGCAACAACGTGTATGGCGAAGGCGATCCGTGCGCGCGGCTGATGCTGATCGGCGAAGGTCCGGGTGAGACGGAAGATTTGCTCGGACGTCCGTTTGTCGGACGCGCGGGCGAGCTGCTCGACAAAATGTTGGCAGCAATCGATCTTCCGCGCGAAGACGTCTACATCTGTAACACGGTCAAATGCCGGCCTACCGTTGAAGAAGGCGGTAAACTGCGCAACCGCGCGCCGATGCCGATCGAGATGACAAACTGCCGCCCATATTTGGACGAACAAATCGAAATCATTGCGCCGCAAGTTATTCTGGCGCTGGGCGCGCCGGCAGCTAAATCGTTTTTGGGCGCCACGTTCAGCATCACGCGGTCGCGTGGCCTCTGGTTCGAGGGGCCGAACGGCATTCCGTTGATGGCGACGTTTCATCCGGCCTACGTCTTACGCCAGGGCGGCATGGCGCTGACGGAGACAAAGCGCCAGGTCTGGTCGGATCTCAAACAGGTGAGGGCCAAGCTCGATGAGCTACAAGCTCAGGCCGCCAAGCCGAGCGTTCCGGAGCAAGTGGACTTGTTCGGCCCCCGCCCCGTGTTATAA
- a CDS encoding heavy metal-binding domain-containing protein, whose amino-acid sequence MIAKENLVTLDAPDGFRVASSLGRVTGSASRPHSMLRATFRSIGAFIGLAPIEYLTDAERAREEALESLRSNASALGADAVIKIRFDAVEDEGGVTAVMAHGEAVRLQ is encoded by the coding sequence ATGATTGCCAAAGAGAATCTGGTAACCCTGGATGCGCCCGACGGCTTTCGGGTCGCGAGCAGCCTGGGACGGGTAACGGGCTCCGCCAGCCGTCCGCACAGCATGCTGCGCGCGACCTTCCGCAGCATAGGCGCGTTCATCGGCCTCGCACCGATCGAATACCTGACCGACGCCGAGCGGGCTCGCGAAGAAGCGCTTGAGTCGCTGCGCAGCAATGCTTCGGCGCTGGGAGCGGACGCGGTTATCAAGATTCGGTTCGACGCGGTCGAGGATGAGGGCGGCGTGACGGCTGTGATGGCGCACGGCGAAGCGGTTCGCCTGCAATGA
- the prfB gene encoding peptide chain release factor 2 — MSELDARTRSEDFWSDPEPAQRTMKQLSELRDDVDAMDAISRALSEARELLALFPEDDAASKEVEVNLALAEQRLDDAEMAANFDGEFDAHNAIVSIFAGAGGVDAADWTQMLTRMYLRWAESKGFLTHVVDESPAEEAGLKSVTFFVRGRNAYGMMESERGVHRLVRISPFDAAHRRHTSFAAVDIIPEIETGENVQVEINPEDLRIETFKSGGAGGQYVNKTESAVRIIHEPSGLIAASQQERSQAQNRDVAMNILRAKLVQRELESRDKRLAELRGERSANEWGSQIRSYVLNPYQLVKDHRTNVETGSTAAVLDGEIDTFIWPYLQQRRDR; from the coding sequence ATCAGCGAGCTCGACGCCCGCACGCGCAGCGAGGATTTTTGGAGCGATCCCGAGCCCGCGCAGCGCACCATGAAGCAGCTTTCCGAACTCCGCGATGACGTCGATGCGATGGATGCGATCTCGCGCGCCCTCAGCGAGGCGCGCGAACTGCTCGCGCTTTTTCCGGAAGACGACGCCGCAAGCAAAGAGGTCGAAGTGAACCTCGCGCTGGCCGAGCAGCGGCTCGACGACGCCGAGATGGCGGCCAACTTCGACGGCGAGTTTGACGCGCACAATGCCATCGTGAGCATCTTTGCCGGCGCCGGCGGAGTGGATGCCGCCGACTGGACGCAAATGCTTACCCGAATGTACCTGCGCTGGGCTGAAAGCAAAGGCTTTTTGACGCACGTCGTGGATGAATCGCCGGCCGAAGAAGCCGGCCTGAAATCGGTGACCTTTTTTGTCCGCGGGCGCAACGCGTACGGAATGATGGAGAGCGAGCGCGGCGTGCACCGTCTGGTTCGCATCTCGCCGTTCGACGCGGCGCACCGCCGGCATACATCCTTCGCTGCAGTCGACATTATTCCGGAAATCGAGACGGGCGAAAACGTGCAGGTGGAGATCAATCCCGAAGATCTGCGCATCGAAACCTTTAAATCGGGCGGCGCCGGCGGCCAGTACGTGAACAAGACCGAGTCCGCCGTGCGCATCATCCACGAACCCAGCGGACTGATTGCGGCCTCGCAACAGGAGCGCTCGCAAGCCCAGAACCGCGACGTAGCCATGAACATTCTGCGCGCAAAACTCGTGCAGCGCGAATTGGAGTCGCGCGATAAGCGTTTGGCCGAATTACGCGGCGAGCGCAGCGCCAACGAGTGGGGGTCGCAGATCCGTTCCTACGTTTTGAATCCGTACCAACTCGTCAAAGACCATCGCACCAACGTCGAGACTGGCAGTACCGCCGCCGTACTGGACGGCGAGATCGACACATTCATTTGGCCGTATCTGCAGCAGCGGCGCGACCGCTAG
- a CDS encoding DUF2079 domain-containing protein, translating into MAVSAAAARPLDRPGSLRDGVLWGAVVVYAVVFFALGYIRYAGHRNFVDLGIFAQTTASAFGCFCNPIEGSHWAFHFSPILYAVGAVVAIWHSALALVAVQAIAGALTAPPIYGIVRRYADRKTALLAAFVVLLYPPLAGVTFNDFHENGLAPAAIAWLLWAFDGGYVVATVVFAALALAIKEDQALFLTVAGLIGASSYRRDHRRMRLALGIAIASAVVFVAYFALIQPHANANPNWAPTRFYSWHWSLWGGLASAIASALGQRAGYLLLAFVPLLFVPFRSRAIVLAILPLLEVLSSVMPTTFTMGSHYAGAWIGYVFFAFALGIASIARSNTRRAHVLLYWCIGLCALEFVVADPLHPGYFLHAPAARDARLDGFLAGLPPDLNVATQEEAYTHLAATDPNATLLPEGSQSSVRACYLLTDTDFPDSVRLNESRELVGLLTSSQTYITARRDGGITLYKSRLCRGADLPTHPPR; encoded by the coding sequence TTGGCCGTATCTGCAGCAGCGGCGCGACCGCTAGATCGTCCCGGCAGTCTGCGCGACGGCGTGCTTTGGGGCGCCGTCGTCGTTTACGCAGTTGTGTTTTTTGCGCTGGGTTACATCCGGTATGCGGGGCATCGCAATTTCGTCGACCTCGGCATCTTTGCGCAAACCACGGCCAGCGCGTTCGGCTGTTTCTGCAATCCGATCGAAGGCAGTCACTGGGCCTTTCATTTTTCGCCGATCCTCTACGCGGTCGGTGCAGTTGTAGCGATTTGGCATTCGGCGCTGGCGCTGGTGGCGGTGCAGGCGATCGCAGGGGCGTTGACTGCACCGCCGATCTATGGAATCGTCCGGCGTTACGCGGATCGCAAGACTGCGCTGCTCGCGGCGTTCGTCGTGCTGCTCTATCCGCCGCTGGCCGGAGTCACGTTCAACGACTTTCACGAAAATGGTTTAGCGCCGGCCGCAATCGCCTGGCTGTTATGGGCGTTCGACGGCGGCTATGTCGTTGCAACCGTAGTATTCGCTGCTCTCGCGCTTGCGATTAAAGAAGACCAAGCGCTGTTTTTGACCGTTGCAGGGCTAATCGGCGCGTCGAGCTATCGGCGGGACCACCGGCGAATGCGTTTGGCGCTCGGCATTGCGATAGCTTCAGCCGTGGTCTTCGTGGCGTACTTCGCACTCATTCAGCCGCACGCGAACGCCAATCCCAATTGGGCCCCCACGCGTTTTTATAGCTGGCACTGGAGCCTCTGGGGCGGATTAGCTTCTGCCATTGCGAGCGCATTGGGCCAACGCGCCGGTTATTTGTTGCTCGCTTTCGTTCCGCTGTTATTCGTACCGTTCCGCAGTCGCGCCATCGTTCTCGCGATTCTGCCGCTACTCGAAGTGCTGAGTTCTGTGATGCCGACGACGTTTACGATGGGATCGCATTACGCCGGAGCTTGGATTGGGTATGTGTTTTTTGCCTTCGCGCTCGGAATAGCGTCTATCGCGCGCTCTAACACGCGCCGCGCGCACGTCCTATTGTATTGGTGTATCGGTTTGTGTGCGCTCGAGTTCGTAGTCGCGGATCCGCTGCACCCGGGATACTTTCTGCATGCGCCTGCCGCCCGGGATGCGCGGCTCGACGGGTTCTTGGCTGGACTTCCGCCCGACCTAAACGTCGCCACGCAAGAAGAAGCGTATACGCACCTCGCCGCGACCGATCCGAATGCAACGCTATTGCCTGAGGGGTCGCAGAGCTCCGTGCGCGCTTGCTATTTGCTGACCGACACCGACTTTCCGGACTCCGTTCGACTGAATGAATCGCGCGAGCTCGTTGGGTTATTGACGAGCAGCCAAACCTACATCACGGCGCGGCGCGACGGCGGCATCACCCTTTATAAGTCGCGGCTGTGTCGCGGAGCAGATCTTCCAACGCATCCGCCGCGATGA
- a CDS encoding aspartyl protease family protein: MASLLMVCAGAASATDQYLPANLSAPEIVARGRTARGTLAPGRYVIVDRIRGGGIERVRTTHIDGPNSIAIVQAPMYTTASGVYNGQGWNQDENGVVLLRSDFRRYVDPNTQALLHPENPDYHVSVLGLTRTQPQEYVIEANPPGGSDQVRYYDAKTFLVDRFITFDADLHQHVTEFSDYRSVFGSLRPFRIHSYDGRPQNDTVTETVSFEQAPANSAPVAMPTSRPLYTIDKPLSIPATFGRSGIIVRVTVNGRGLDFLLDSGAGGLAIDPGVAHQLGLTTYGRSNQTIGGEVDVSRTRIPELDVGPLKLHDVAFSVIPMNYYTDGVRIVGILGCDFIASSIVGIDFQKSTVTLYPDSFDPHALGMATLPLQMDDGVPRVQASFEGVPGFFLVDTGATGTVAYDTYVKKLKSAQPLDEGVSLNAIGGTVPAQLKQLTDLKFGGIHFGDAMVFVPSSSTFNLSDYDGILGRDVLSQYQLYFNYAKRQLYIKPA; encoded by the coding sequence GTGGCAAGCCTCCTCATGGTCTGCGCCGGCGCCGCAAGCGCCACAGACCAATACTTGCCCGCGAATCTGAGCGCACCGGAGATCGTGGCCAGGGGCAGGACGGCACGCGGGACGCTCGCGCCAGGGCGTTATGTCATTGTCGATCGCATTCGCGGCGGCGGGATCGAACGCGTGCGCACGACCCACATCGACGGACCCAACTCCATTGCGATCGTACAAGCTCCGATGTACACGACCGCTTCCGGCGTGTACAACGGCCAGGGCTGGAATCAAGACGAAAACGGCGTGGTACTCCTGCGCAGCGATTTTCGCAGATACGTCGATCCCAACACGCAAGCGCTGTTGCATCCGGAGAATCCCGACTACCACGTTTCGGTTCTGGGCTTGACTCGAACGCAGCCGCAAGAATACGTAATCGAGGCGAATCCGCCGGGAGGAAGCGACCAAGTCCGCTACTACGACGCGAAGACATTTCTGGTCGACCGCTTCATAACGTTCGACGCCGATCTTCACCAGCACGTAACGGAGTTCAGCGATTACCGGTCCGTTTTCGGAAGCTTGCGTCCATTTCGCATTCACAGCTACGACGGCCGTCCCCAGAACGACACGGTCACCGAAACGGTGTCCTTCGAACAAGCGCCCGCAAATAGCGCGCCGGTCGCTATGCCGACGTCGCGTCCACTGTACACGATCGACAAACCGCTTTCCATTCCCGCAACGTTCGGGCGCAGCGGCATCATCGTGCGCGTGACCGTCAACGGCCGCGGGCTGGATTTCTTGCTCGACTCGGGCGCCGGCGGCTTGGCGATCGATCCCGGCGTCGCGCACCAACTGGGTCTGACGACGTACGGACGATCGAATCAGACGATCGGCGGCGAAGTTGACGTATCGCGGACCCGCATCCCCGAGCTCGACGTCGGTCCGCTAAAACTGCATGACGTCGCGTTCAGCGTTATCCCAATGAACTATTACACGGACGGCGTGCGCATCGTCGGCATTTTAGGCTGCGACTTCATCGCTTCGTCGATCGTCGGGATCGACTTTCAAAAATCGACGGTGACGCTCTATCCGGATTCGTTCGACCCGCACGCTCTCGGAATGGCCACACTGCCGCTTCAGATGGACGACGGCGTGCCGCGCGTTCAGGCGTCGTTCGAGGGCGTCCCGGGCTTTTTCTTGGTCGACACCGGGGCCACGGGTACGGTCGCCTACGACACGTACGTAAAAAAACTGAAGTCTGCTCAGCCGCTCGACGAAGGCGTGAGCCTGAACGCGATCGGCGGGACCGTCCCCGCCCAGCTCAAGCAGCTGACCGACCTCAAATTCGGCGGGATTCATTTCGGCGACGCCATGGTTTTCGTCCCGAGTTCCTCGACCTTCAACTTGAGCGACTACGACGGGATTTTGGGCCGTGACGTGCTATCGCAATACCAACTGTACTTCAACTACGCCAAGCGGCAGCTTTACATCAAGCCGGCATAG
- a CDS encoding glycosyltransferase family 9 protein → MLIVRLDAIGDALALVPLIAALRERGASVDVVLRPANAGVFSKDAVNAVHVATFPLRDSSPEARREIARLGSELAAAHYDYALIATEDLAGYQLARVSGARRRIGFENGWGKPLKTLWARLLCTSTVHRTAGLDPRAPHESQVLFSLGRDIVGGSAVPRDPTRLRPFVIDSEPAPDDRVVLQVTDKWNRMGASLDDLVALARTLSARHTIRFISAAVERAYAKKFSKAAGVSIEYFAELEPWKEAIASAKAIVAPDSGAVHVAGMVGTPTVAVFAVQNFALQTARWSPWASPYRVVKLEGAWPVIAADALEDLLRDTAATYKG, encoded by the coding sequence GTGCTTATCGTCCGTCTGGATGCGATTGGCGATGCGCTCGCGCTCGTGCCCTTAATCGCCGCACTGCGCGAGCGCGGCGCGAGCGTGGACGTCGTTTTGCGGCCGGCGAACGCCGGCGTTTTTTCGAAGGACGCGGTCAATGCGGTGCACGTTGCCACGTTTCCGTTGCGCGACAGCTCGCCCGAAGCGCGCCGAGAAATCGCGCGGCTCGGCAGCGAGCTGGCGGCCGCGCACTACGACTATGCGCTGATTGCCACGGAGGATCTTGCGGGCTACCAGCTAGCTCGCGTGAGCGGGGCGCGCCGGCGCATTGGGTTCGAGAACGGCTGGGGCAAGCCGCTGAAAACGCTATGGGCGCGATTGCTCTGCACGAGCACGGTTCACCGCACGGCGGGGCTGGATCCACGCGCTCCGCATGAAAGTCAGGTGCTGTTTTCGCTCGGACGCGACATCGTCGGAGGTTCCGCCGTGCCCCGCGATCCCACTCGCCTGCGCCCCTTCGTGATCGATTCCGAACCTGCACCGGACGACCGCGTCGTCTTGCAAGTCACCGACAAATGGAATCGCATGGGAGCATCGCTCGACGATCTCGTCGCGCTCGCCCGCACCCTGAGCGCGCGTCACACGATCCGCTTCATCTCTGCCGCAGTCGAACGCGCTTACGCTAAGAAGTTTTCCAAAGCCGCCGGAGTTTCGATCGAATACTTCGCCGAGCTCGAGCCTTGGAAAGAGGCTATCGCCTCGGCCAAAGCAATCGTCGCTCCGGATTCGGGCGCGGTGCATGTAGCCGGAATGGTCGGAACTCCTACTGTTGCGGTGTTCGCCGTCCAGAACTTCGCCCTGCAGACCGCCCGCTGGTCGCCGTGGGCGTCGCCTTATCGCGTCGTGAAATTGGAAGGCGCGTGGCCGGTCATCGCGGCGGATGCGTTGGAAGATCTGCTCCGCGACACAGCCGCGACTTATAAAGGGTGA
- the rlmN gene encoding 23S rRNA (adenine(2503)-C(2))-methyltransferase RlmN encodes MARNPQEIWFAEKVRRAGFADAQAFAAHFNLKPYRLEQIYRAAAKELVEDVGDVTPLPKELRAQLQETDFAFDSVTPVLVQRSSDGQTSKGLFRLADGAEVEAVLMEHYRDRNTVCISSQAGCAFACAFCSTGQAGFTRNLEATEIFDQARYFARELAAKGERITNIVFMGMGEPFHNYDAVMDAVALLHDPHGLGLGHRHITISTVGLVDKIDSFADEHLQVNLAISLHAPNDEIRSSMMPVNRKFSLEEVMAACDRYIRKTKRKVFFEYVMLRGVNDSDENARELARRMAGHLYHVNLIPYNTTPGASYAGTDQEQIWRFAAILEAAGVPVTVRQNMGRDIAAACGQLRVETQPKVRKENAPV; translated from the coding sequence GTGGCTCGTAATCCTCAAGAGATATGGTTTGCGGAAAAAGTGAGGCGCGCCGGGTTTGCCGATGCGCAGGCCTTCGCGGCGCATTTCAATCTCAAACCGTACCGCCTCGAGCAGATCTATCGCGCAGCCGCCAAAGAGTTGGTTGAAGACGTCGGCGACGTGACGCCGCTGCCCAAAGAGCTGCGCGCGCAGCTGCAGGAAACGGATTTTGCTTTCGATTCGGTCACGCCGGTGCTGGTGCAGCGCTCGAGCGATGGGCAAACGAGCAAGGGACTCTTTCGCCTGGCCGATGGCGCGGAAGTCGAAGCGGTGCTGATGGAGCACTACCGCGATCGCAACACCGTCTGCATCAGCTCGCAGGCCGGCTGCGCCTTCGCGTGCGCGTTTTGTTCGACGGGCCAGGCCGGCTTCACGCGCAACCTGGAGGCAACCGAGATCTTCGACCAGGCGCGCTATTTTGCGCGCGAGCTCGCGGCTAAGGGCGAGCGGATCACCAACATCGTCTTTATGGGCATGGGCGAGCCGTTTCACAACTACGACGCGGTGATGGACGCGGTCGCGCTTCTGCACGATCCGCATGGATTGGGTTTGGGCCATCGGCATATCACGATTTCCACGGTCGGACTCGTGGATAAGATCGATTCCTTTGCCGACGAGCATCTGCAAGTGAACCTCGCAATCTCGCTTCACGCGCCGAACGATGAGATCCGGAGTTCGATGATGCCGGTCAATCGCAAGTTTTCGCTCGAAGAAGTTATGGCCGCGTGCGATCGATATATCCGCAAGACCAAACGAAAAGTCTTCTTTGAGTACGTGATGCTGCGCGGCGTCAACGACTCCGATGAAAATGCACGGGAGCTCGCGCGCCGTATGGCGGGGCACCTTTACCATGTGAATCTAATTCCCTACAACACTACGCCAGGTGCGTCATATGCCGGCACGGATCAGGAGCAGATCTGGCGGTTCGCGGCGATTCTGGAAGCTGCGGGCGTTCCGGTGACCGTGCGCCAGAACATGGGACGCGATATCGCCGCTGCCTGCGGCCAGCTACGCGTGGAAACTCAGCCGAAGGTGCGGAAAGAAAATGCTCCCGTCTGA
- a CDS encoding glycine--tRNA ligase, whose protein sequence is MESGPSGAQASMEEIAALAKRRGFIFQSSEIYGGIGGFYDYGPLGAILKNNVKQAWWRDMVDLRDDVVPFDSSIIMHPTTWEASGHLEAFNDRMVDCKVCKHRFRADQLKNREQCPDCGSKNSFTEERNFNLMLRTFVGPMEDSAAAAYLRPETAQGIFVNFKNVYQSARKRPPFGIAQIGKAFRNEITPGNFTYRLREFEQAELEYFVPDDGQDLKHFEEWVQLRKGWYSKYGINAERLRFYELTADERPHYAKAGIDVEYLFPWGWGELESIAHRGTYDLDAHMRVSGKDLRFYDEASKTHYTPLLIESSAGMDRTTLVMLIDAYEKEKAVDPAGKETERIVLHFHPSIAPVQAAVFSLARNKPELVELARSIEARLRPLFRTQYDEGNIGQLYRRQDEIGTPFCLTVDYETLTDKAVTVRERDSMKQERVPTEALEAYLRERLIR, encoded by the coding sequence ATGGAGAGCGGACCTTCCGGTGCACAAGCTTCGATGGAAGAGATCGCGGCGCTCGCGAAGCGCCGCGGCTTTATTTTTCAATCCAGCGAAATCTATGGCGGCATTGGCGGCTTCTATGACTATGGGCCGCTGGGCGCGATCCTCAAGAATAACGTAAAGCAGGCGTGGTGGCGCGACATGGTCGATCTGCGCGACGACGTCGTGCCGTTCGACTCGTCGATCATTATGCATCCCACCACGTGGGAGGCATCCGGCCATCTCGAGGCGTTCAACGATCGCATGGTGGACTGCAAAGTCTGCAAGCACCGCTTTCGCGCCGATCAACTCAAGAATCGCGAGCAGTGCCCGGATTGCGGCAGCAAAAACTCATTCACTGAAGAGCGCAATTTTAATTTGATGCTGCGCACATTCGTGGGCCCGATGGAGGACTCGGCTGCGGCGGCGTATTTACGTCCGGAGACGGCTCAGGGCATCTTCGTGAACTTCAAGAACGTTTACCAGAGCGCGCGCAAGCGCCCGCCGTTCGGCATCGCCCAGATCGGCAAAGCCTTTCGCAACGAGATCACGCCCGGTAACTTTACCTATCGGTTACGCGAGTTCGAACAGGCCGAACTCGAGTACTTCGTTCCGGATGACGGCCAAGATCTCAAACATTTCGAAGAATGGGTGCAGCTGCGCAAGGGGTGGTACTCGAAGTACGGCATTAACGCCGAGCGTCTGCGGTTTTACGAACTGACCGCCGACGAGCGTCCGCACTACGCCAAAGCCGGCATCGACGTCGAATATCTCTTTCCGTGGGGTTGGGGCGAGCTCGAGTCGATCGCGCATCGCGGTACGTACGACCTCGACGCGCACATGCGCGTGTCGGGTAAGGATCTCCGGTTCTACGACGAGGCGAGCAAGACGCACTACACGCCGCTGCTGATCGAAAGTTCGGCCGGCATGGACCGCACGACGCTGGTCATGCTGATCGATGCGTACGAAAAGGAAAAAGCCGTCGACCCGGCCGGCAAAGAAACCGAACGCATCGTCCTGCACTTCCATCCCAGCATCGCTCCGGTGCAGGCCGCCGTGTTTTCGCTCGCGCGCAACAAGCCGGAGCTCGTGGAACTCGCTCGCTCGATCGAGGCGCGGCTGCGTCCGCTGTTTCGCACGCAATACGATGAAGGCAACATCGGGCAACTCTACCGGCGCCAGGACGAGATCGGAACGCCGTTCTGCCTGACGGTGGATTATGAAACCTTAACCGACAAGGCCGTCACCGTGCGCGAGCGCGACTCGATGAAGCAGGAGCGCGTCCCGACAGAAGCGCTTGAGGCCTATTTGCGCGAACGTCTGATCCGATGA